A genomic stretch from Vibrio algarum includes:
- a CDS encoding DUF3859 domain-containing protein: MAKRSVIVDIVSYGIYSTWDSKSKQLPKILEFTTQVPAELDIEFGFTVNIKKAKGKKIRFCIYHPNITSDDGEILEPFDGEEHINSNDWHFYLGDTIWLPIENKLGPWRMTIELDSKTIADKTFDVFAKDEGQFWKQRGF, from the coding sequence ATGGCTAAACGCTCCGTTATTGTTGATATTGTTTCTTATGGGATTTATTCAACATGGGATTCAAAATCCAAACAGTTACCCAAAATACTAGAATTTACTACACAGGTACCTGCTGAACTGGATATAGAGTTTGGTTTTACTGTCAATATTAAAAAAGCAAAAGGTAAGAAAATCCGTTTTTGTATCTATCACCCTAATATAACTAGCGATGATGGTGAGATACTTGAACCATTTGATGGTGAAGAACATATCAATAGCAATGATTGGCACTTTTATCTTGGTGACACAATCTGGCTTCCAATCGAAAATAAGTTAGGCCCATGGCGGATGACCATTGAGTTAGACAGTAAAACAATTGCAGATAAAACCTTTGATGTGTTTGCAAAAGATGAAGGGCAGTTTTGGAAACAGAGAGGCTTTTGA
- a CDS encoding extracellular solute-binding protein, which yields MKKLWLAGLLSATVSGSAFAATEVTWWHAMGGQLGDTVNKIATDFNASQSEYKLVPVYKGTYTEALTAGIAAFRANESPNILQVFDAGAATIMNAPGVAKPVQDIMVESGYDFDSSNYLSGVRNFYADSNGKMVGMPFNSSTPVLYYNADMLEQAGVEPPKTYEEMELVAQKLKAQGHAAFSQSHTPWIFFENFKSRHNQQLSDKNNGFDAPATEIMYNTPNLQMHFTKMKEWSDKGYYKYYGKDWAANQTPFERKDVAMWIGSSGSFGGLKERIDFKMGTTFLPYWKSINDNPGVTFIGGAALFALSGHDKAQDKGVAAFFNYLTSSEVQMYWHKTTGYVPVTNAAYELTKKSGYYNESPAAEVGVKQLSLPGGEWTKGYRLGFYPQIREVMYRETDKMFSGDSQVAESLEQIDVEAQQLLKRFARTVK from the coding sequence ATGAAAAAACTATGGCTAGCCGGATTACTGTCTGCAACCGTATCTGGTAGTGCATTTGCTGCAACTGAAGTAACTTGGTGGCATGCAATGGGAGGTCAACTAGGCGACACCGTAAATAAAATCGCAACAGATTTTAATGCGTCACAAAGCGAATATAAATTAGTTCCAGTTTACAAAGGAACATATACAGAGGCGCTAACAGCTGGGATAGCGGCTTTTCGTGCAAACGAGTCTCCTAATATTCTTCAGGTATTTGATGCTGGTGCCGCAACGATAATGAATGCGCCTGGTGTAGCAAAACCAGTTCAGGATATTATGGTTGAGTCTGGCTATGATTTCGATTCTTCAAACTATCTATCTGGTGTGCGTAACTTTTACGCTGATAGTAATGGCAAAATGGTTGGTATGCCGTTCAACAGCTCAACGCCCGTTCTTTATTATAACGCTGATATGTTAGAACAAGCGGGTGTAGAGCCACCAAAAACATATGAAGAGATGGAATTGGTCGCACAAAAGCTCAAGGCCCAAGGCCATGCAGCATTTTCACAATCACATACGCCTTGGATATTCTTTGAGAACTTTAAGTCTCGCCACAATCAACAACTATCAGACAAAAACAATGGCTTTGACGCACCAGCTACCGAAATAATGTACAACACGCCAAACCTTCAAATGCACTTTACTAAAATGAAAGAGTGGTCCGATAAAGGTTACTACAAATATTACGGCAAAGATTGGGCTGCAAATCAGACCCCTTTTGAGCGTAAAGACGTAGCAATGTGGATAGGATCATCAGGGTCTTTTGGTGGGTTAAAAGAACGTATTGATTTTAAAATGGGAACGACATTTCTACCTTACTGGAAATCTATTAACGATAACCCCGGTGTTACCTTCATCGGTGGAGCGGCACTTTTCGCACTGTCAGGTCATGATAAAGCGCAGGACAAAGGGGTTGCCGCTTTCTTTAACTACCTAACCAGCTCAGAAGTACAGATGTATTGGCATAAAACCACTGGTTATGTGCCAGTAACAAATGCGGCGTATGAGCTCACTAAAAAGTCAGGTTATTACAACGAAAGTCCCGCAGCAGAAGTTGGAGTTAAACAACTTAGCTTACCCGGTGGAGAGTGGACTAAAGGTTATCGTTTAGGTTTCTACCCTCAAATCCGTGAAGTAATGTATCGCGAAACAGACAAAATGTTCTCTGGCGATTCACAAGTAGCAGAAAGCCTAGAGCAAATCGATGTTGAAGCTCAGCAACTTCTAAAACGTTTCGCTCGCACTGTTAAGTAG
- the ugpE gene encoding sn-glycerol-3-phosphate ABC transporter permease UgpE, producing MKTNHWCDHLVLILGALFMLFPIWLIFASSTHDSATILKEGLQLLPGEKMFEIYEKAWTQSQGFSNNVTAKTMIINSMIMGVGFAAGKIVISLCAAYALVYFRLPYASAWFWLIFITLLLPLEVRIIPSYEVVSSLGMLNSFSGLIIPLIASATATFFFRQFFKTIPDELLEAAQLDNAGPVRFLFDILLPLSKTMMAAIFIIMFVVGWNQYLWPIMMTTDESYNTMVMGIKQILSNINETPKPQYNYAFAMVILAMLPPVLVVIIFQRWFVKGLVESEK from the coding sequence ATGAAAACTAATCACTGGTGCGACCATCTCGTTCTTATCCTTGGTGCACTCTTTATGCTTTTCCCGATCTGGTTGATCTTTGCCAGCTCTACTCATGACTCAGCGACAATATTGAAAGAAGGCTTACAATTATTGCCCGGCGAAAAGATGTTTGAGATTTATGAGAAAGCATGGACACAAAGCCAAGGTTTTTCGAATAACGTTACCGCAAAAACGATGATAATTAACTCAATGATTATGGGAGTAGGTTTTGCCGCTGGTAAAATCGTTATTTCCTTATGTGCAGCTTATGCCCTTGTCTATTTTAGACTGCCGTATGCATCGGCATGGTTTTGGTTAATTTTTATTACTTTATTACTTCCGCTAGAAGTACGGATTATTCCGTCTTACGAGGTGGTTTCAAGCCTTGGTATGCTTAATAGCTTTTCGGGGCTGATTATTCCTCTTATTGCATCGGCAACGGCTACATTCTTTTTCCGCCAATTTTTCAAAACAATACCCGATGAATTATTAGAGGCGGCGCAACTCGACAACGCTGGTCCTGTGCGTTTTCTTTTCGATATATTACTACCTCTATCTAAAACCATGATGGCGGCTATTTTTATCATTATGTTTGTGGTGGGTTGGAATCAATATCTCTGGCCGATCATGATGACGACAGACGAGAGCTACAACACCATGGTAATGGGTATCAAACAGATACTCAGCAACATAAATGAAACCCCAAAACCTCAATACAACTATGCTTTTGCCATGGTCATACTCGCTATGCTACCTCCGGTTCTTGTCGTTATTATTTTTCAGCGTTGGTTCGTAAAAGGTTTAGTGGAAAGCGAGAAATAG
- a CDS encoding mechanosensitive ion channel family protein: MKKLFSNIFTLLLTITLFSLSMSTQANELIDRQQSLQSDLAKLVTAHNSDKPFLEDILRRKNNHFRDDLLLNIKTMSDKEQINAIVIGQIELLRGLLKYSDEDIASLAKQLRAHEYKDNVDLRLKVQRRITKMDTYYQQLFATLNTAEQYSLDIEQYTTDFKSSLSRRAEFLSNAMLYLDTQKRETEARLAYVSDEEKASLTQQIVRYNEQIAVSVISLEVATSIMGKIGIDVTQTKQLLLTITGDINADVLDVNVAFGLFEKWLASLKDWAFDNTPSLIVKVLLFLFILYVTRSISRIVSSTVKKSVKHSKMDFSVLMQDFFVSIASKTVIFIGILFAASQIGIELAPLLTGFGVAGVIIGFALQDTLSNFASGLMILIYRPYDVGDMVKVAGIQGTVKNMSLVSTSVQTIDNQRLVIPNNKIWGDVINNITAETIRRVDMVFGIGYADDIDAAREVFTNILLNDPRVLKTPEITVKLHTLNESSVDFIVRPWVKTEDYWDVYWDVTEQVKKQLDNANISIPFPQRDVHIYKHEAES; this comes from the coding sequence ATGAAAAAATTATTCTCAAACATATTTACTTTGCTGCTTACTATCACTCTATTTTCCCTGTCTATGAGCACACAGGCAAACGAATTGATAGACCGTCAACAAAGCTTGCAATCCGATTTAGCAAAGCTTGTCACCGCGCACAATAGCGACAAACCCTTTCTCGAAGATATTTTACGACGTAAAAACAACCATTTTCGCGATGACCTGCTGCTCAATATTAAAACAATGTCTGACAAAGAACAGATCAACGCCATTGTTATAGGTCAAATAGAATTACTTCGAGGACTATTGAAATATAGCGATGAAGACATTGCCTCTCTCGCTAAACAACTTAGAGCACATGAATACAAAGACAACGTTGATCTTCGACTCAAGGTTCAACGTCGAATCACCAAAATGGATACGTACTATCAACAACTTTTTGCCACACTAAATACAGCCGAACAATACAGTCTAGATATCGAACAATACACAACCGATTTCAAGTCCTCGCTAAGCAGGCGTGCTGAGTTTTTGTCTAACGCGATGCTATATTTAGACACTCAGAAAAGAGAAACTGAAGCTCGATTGGCTTATGTTAGTGACGAAGAAAAGGCATCGCTGACTCAACAGATCGTCAGGTACAATGAACAGATCGCCGTATCGGTTATTAGCCTAGAAGTTGCTACTTCCATCATGGGTAAAATAGGCATAGATGTCACCCAAACCAAACAATTATTATTGACAATTACCGGCGACATCAACGCGGATGTTTTAGATGTAAACGTAGCATTTGGTCTGTTTGAAAAGTGGCTAGCATCATTAAAGGATTGGGCGTTCGACAACACGCCATCTCTAATTGTTAAAGTATTGCTGTTTTTGTTCATATTGTATGTGACGCGAAGTATATCCCGTATCGTAAGTTCCACGGTTAAAAAAAGCGTAAAACATTCGAAAATGGATTTCAGTGTATTGATGCAAGACTTCTTTGTTTCTATTGCCTCTAAAACCGTTATTTTTATCGGTATCCTATTTGCTGCTTCGCAAATCGGCATTGAACTCGCGCCGCTATTAACTGGTTTCGGTGTTGCTGGTGTGATTATCGGTTTCGCGCTGCAAGATACTCTTTCCAATTTTGCTTCAGGGTTAATGATCCTTATATACCGCCCCTATGATGTAGGTGACATGGTTAAAGTTGCCGGTATCCAAGGAACAGTAAAAAACATGAGCTTAGTTTCAACTAGCGTGCAAACCATCGATAACCAACGATTAGTAATCCCTAACAATAAAATATGGGGTGATGTTATTAATAATATTACCGCGGAAACAATTCGGCGTGTCGATATGGTCTTTGGTATTGGTTATGCGGACGACATTGACGCGGCAAGAGAAGTATTTACTAATATTTTGCTCAACGACCCACGAGTACTAAAAACACCTGAAATAACGGTGAAGCTCCATACGCTTAACGAGTCATCAGTTGATTTTATCGTACGACCCTGGGTAAAAACAGAGGATTATTGGGACGTTTATTGGGATGTAACTGAGCAGGTCAAAAAACAACTCGACAACGCAAATATCAGTATTCCGTTCCCTCAACGTGACGTTCATATCTACAAACATGAAGCCGAATCTTAA
- the ugpC gene encoding sn-glycerol-3-phosphate ABC transporter ATP-binding protein UgpC: protein MLEMQHLVKTYENGHQAVKGIDLNIAKGEFIVLVGPSGCGKSSILRSIAGLENITDGEIHLNGRRVDTVKPAERDIAMVFQNYALYPHMSVYNNLAYGLKNRGVSKVEIENKIQSVAKTLKIEDYLDRKPAKLSGGQRQRVAMGRAIVRDPQLFLFDEPLSNLDAALRAHMRLQIKKLQRELAVTSVYVTHDQVEAMTLADRIVVLNLGEIEQIGTPSEVYHQPASKFVASFMGSPAMNFLNAKINKGLLTVGNQTLMLEEYSEIADQEITLGVRPEHVESKPLDNGLRFGMKISAIEPLGPNQLVHGKCDSQHIIAVTPERPFDINQELPLWVDQKNLHLFDNLGKRIKPIYSLPLAV from the coding sequence ATGTTAGAAATGCAACACCTCGTTAAAACATACGAAAATGGTCACCAAGCCGTTAAAGGTATTGATCTAAACATCGCAAAAGGCGAGTTCATCGTGTTGGTTGGCCCGTCAGGATGCGGTAAATCATCAATCCTACGTTCTATTGCTGGCCTAGAGAATATAACTGATGGAGAAATTCATCTAAATGGGCGACGTGTGGATACAGTTAAACCTGCAGAGCGAGACATTGCGATGGTGTTTCAAAATTACGCACTTTATCCTCATATGTCGGTGTATAACAACTTAGCTTACGGACTCAAAAACCGTGGTGTAAGCAAAGTAGAAATTGAAAATAAGATACAAAGCGTCGCAAAAACGTTAAAAATTGAAGATTATTTAGATAGAAAGCCAGCAAAGCTTTCTGGTGGTCAACGTCAAAGAGTCGCGATGGGTCGAGCAATAGTAAGAGACCCTCAATTATTTTTATTCGATGAGCCACTATCTAATTTAGATGCGGCCCTACGCGCTCACATGAGACTTCAAATTAAAAAATTACAACGCGAACTCGCTGTTACAAGTGTTTATGTTACTCACGATCAAGTAGAAGCCATGACATTGGCCGATAGGATTGTGGTATTAAATCTAGGGGAAATAGAACAAATAGGCACGCCTTCCGAAGTCTATCATCAACCCGCCAGCAAATTCGTAGCCAGTTTTATGGGTAGCCCAGCAATGAACTTTCTAAACGCGAAAATCAACAAGGGCCTACTGACTGTCGGAAACCAAACGTTAATGCTAGAAGAATACTCCGAGATTGCTGACCAAGAAATAACACTAGGAGTAAGACCTGAACATGTCGAGAGTAAACCGCTTGATAATGGATTAAGATTTGGTATGAAGATTAGTGCAATTGAACCCTTAGGCCCTAATCAACTCGTACATGGCAAATGTGATTCGCAACATATTATTGCGGTTACACCGGAGCGCCCCTTTGATATAAACCAGGAACTACCTCTGTGGGTAGACCAAAAAAATCTTCACTTATTTGACAATCTAGGTAAGCGAATTAAACCAATCTATTCATTGCCACTTGCTGTTTAG
- a CDS encoding DUF2750 domain-containing protein, with protein sequence MTKLTSDIEANLQLFVTETKQNQVVWGLRNNDEDWLACDSSEFENSEVMPFWSNKEDAAIHNVEEWAEFEIYEIPLDVFVEDWLITLAEDGVLAGVNWNESLEGKEMEPSDLAKLYL encoded by the coding sequence ATGACAAAGCTAACATCAGACATAGAAGCAAACTTGCAGTTATTCGTAACTGAGACTAAACAGAATCAAGTAGTTTGGGGGCTAAGAAATAACGACGAAGATTGGCTAGCCTGTGATTCATCTGAGTTTGAAAATAGTGAAGTAATGCCGTTTTGGTCTAACAAAGAAGACGCGGCTATACATAATGTTGAAGAGTGGGCAGAATTCGAAATCTACGAAATACCACTGGATGTGTTTGTTGAAGATTGGCTAATTACGCTAGCAGAAGACGGAGTACTTGCTGGTGTTAACTGGAACGAATCATTGGAAGGTAAAGAGATGGAACCTTCAGATTTAGCCAAGCTATATCTGTAA